CCCGCCGCCCGTTGCCCCGCCGCCCGTGCTGCGGCCGGCCAGAGTGCCAGCGCGCCGAAGGCCACGGCGGCGGCGAGCGTGTGGGGCACCGACCCGCCACCGTCGGCCGGGAGCGGGAACACCGCCACCGCCAGGGTCGCCACCCCGCCGAGGGCCAGTAGCACCCGCCCGGCGGGTGCGAGGGGACGCAGCCCGACGGCGGTCACACAGTGGCAGAGCCCGAGACCGGCCAGCGCGACCGTCATGATCCACCGGTCGGTAGCGCCGACGGCGGCGAGTGCGCTGATCGTCCCGGTGACCTGGTCGAATCCGCCCGGTTGGCGGGCCGCGCCCAGCGTCCACCCACCGATCAGGAGGATCGGTGCCGCCACGGCGGAGACCAGCGCCCATCCCGGTACGACTCGCATCCCCGCACCGTACGTGCCGTCCCGCCGCTCCCACGCCACCGGCACGGACCAGGCCGCGCCGTCCGCGCGCCGTTGCCCGGCGTCAGTCCCGTCGATCATGGAGTCGTGGCGTGCAGGAAAGCCATCTACCGGTGCAATTCGGCAGCCACCACTCCATGATCGACGAGGCGATGCCGGGGGAGCGGCGGGGGTGGCGCCCCCTCGGCGGAGGGCGGGAGGGCCGGGAGGGCCGGGGGGAGCTGGGGGGAGTCGTTCGGGTCGCGTGGACCACGAACGAGGCTCGCCGGCCGCGAGATC
Above is a window of Verrucosispora sp. NA02020 DNA encoding:
- a CDS encoding DUF998 domain-containing protein, with amino-acid sequence MIDGTDAGQRRADGAAWSVPVAWERRDGTYGAGMRVVPGWALVSAVAAPILLIGGWTLGAARQPGGFDQVTGTISALAAVGATDRWIMTVALAGLGLCHCVTAVGLRPLAPAGRVLLALGGVATLAVAVFPLPADGGGSVPHTLAAAVAFGALALWPAAARAAGQRAAGQRAPWVALAVGLLLAVAWFVAEMAADGGRVGLAERVAAGAEAFAPLLVVSALRRTGRSGRTGRTTPDG